AGTTGTACGGCACCGAAACTGAAGCATGTTTTTCATCCAGTTCCACAATGCGCAATCCGTTTAAAATGCCCATCGGCATATGTTTTAAGAAAAACAGGTTCAGGCGAAACGGATTATTGGCCAGCTTTCTAAAATCTTTGGTTTTTGCCATATAAAAAATTACACTTTAAAAAAGAGAAGAGAAACAGGCTCAAATGAGCCTGTTTCTCAAAATCTGTTAACTAAAAATTGTACTGGTTAGCTTCAATCAATTGATCAGCAATTCTTCTGCGGGCTTCTTTTACGTTCACCGGATTCACTTTGGTAAAACGTTTCATCCCCATCAGCATTCCTGCCTGTTCATCGCCTTCGGCAAATGAATTCACAGCATCCAACCCGATTTTGTTAATCCGGTAAGCTGTATCATACAAGAATACATCCAAGATATCTTTGTAAATCGCCAATTTTTTCTCATCGTACTTGCTGGCCAGTTTTTCCACGCGGAGCAGTGTTGATTCGGCAGCATAAGTATACATCAGCATATCGGCTACATTCAACATAATTTCCTGCTCATTCTGGAATTTATCCATGTATTTCTGCAACGCAGCACCGGCGACCATCAAAATGGCTTTTTTGAAATTCACAATATATTTGTGTTTGTTTTCAAAATAGTCCATGGTTGTGCTACCGAAATCAGGAATACCCATCAGCTCTTTGGCTACTTCTTTGGCCGGTGTCAGCAGGTCGATTTCACCTTTCATACCCCGTTTCAGCAATTCGCCAACAGCCACCATACGGTTAATTTCGTTGGTTCCTTCAAAAATACGGTTAATACGGGAATCGCGATAAGCTCTTTCTACCACAGTTTCGGCTGAATAGCCCATTCCACCATGAATTTGAACGCCTTCGTCCACCACAAAATCCAATGCTTCAGAACCAAAAACTTTGGCAATGGAAGCTTCAATGGCAAACTGACGAATTCCTTCGATGGAAGCCCGGCCTTTATCCATACCATCAGCAACCAGCTGATTAATGGCGTCATCAATGTTCTGGCTGGCGCGATAAGTCAGCGATTCAGTGGCAAAGGTGCGGATAACCATTTCGGCCAGTTTGGTTTTAATGGCACCAAAGTTGGCAATAGCCATTCCAAACTGTTTTCTTTCGTTGGCATACTGAACGCTGGCGTCAATCGTTGCTTTGGCAGCACCGGTAGTAGCGGCAGCCAGTTTGATACGGCCAAGGTTCAGGATATACAGGGCAATTTTAAAACCTTCATTTCTTTCACCCAAGAGGTTTTCTACCGGCACTTTGGCGTTATCGAAGAAAATCTGGATGGTGGAAGAACCACGGATTCCCATTTTGTCTTCTTCAGCACCGAAAGTAAATCCGGGCGTATCGCGTTCCACGATAAAAGCACTCAGGTTTTTGTCGTCTTCAATTTTAGCATAAACGATGAACAAGTCGGCGATTCCCCCGTTGGTGATCCACATTTTACTCCCGTTCAGCACATAGTATTTTCCGTCTTCGCTCAATGTAGCTTTGGTTTTCCCGTTATTCGGGTCAGAACCGGCATCCGGCTCGGTAAGGGCATAAGCGCCGATATATTCACCGGTAGCCAGCTTGGGAAGATATTTTTTCTTTTGTTCTTCTGTACCAAAATAAAGAATAGGGAGGGTACCGATTCCGGTGTGAGCCGAATAAGCTACGGCATAACTAAATCCTTTTCCCATTTCTTCTACGGTAAGCATAGAAGTCACGAAATTCTGTCCGAAACCTTCATACTCTTCCGGGATGGAAATCCCCAGCAATCCGAGCTCGCCGGCATCTTTTAATAATTTGGTCAACAATTCATTATCGTGGTGTTCCAATTGTTCCACGTTGGGCAAAACCTGTGTTTCGGTAAAATCTTTACAGGTTTGTGCCATCATTTGCTGTTCTTCGTTAAATTCTTCAGGAATGAAAATATCGGCCGCATTGGTTTCCCTGATGAGAAACTCACCACCTTTTAACGCTTTTTTGTCTGACATAATTTTATAATTTAATAGTTGAATAATTCGATTTGTAAAAAAAGCACACCAGTTTATCAACTGATGTGCTTAAAATTATTTATAACATTTCATAAATACCGGCAGCACCTTGTCCTGTTCCGATACACATAGTGACCATACCGTATTTTTTATTACGGCGTTTCAATTCATTCAGAATCTGAACGGTCAGTTTGGCACCGGTACATCCCAAGGGGTGTCCCAGGGCAATGGCTCCACCGTTAACGTTTAAGATTTCCGGGTTAATTCCCACTTCTCTTACCACAACCAGCGACTGGGTGGCAAAAGCTTCATTCAGCTCAATAAGATCCATGTCTTCGAGTTTCATTCCGGCGTGTTTTAACACTTTCGGAATGGCTTTGGTCGGACCGATACCCATCTTATAAGGTTCCACGCCGGAAACCTGGTAATCTACCAGACGGGCAAGCGGAGTCAGGTTGTAACGTTTCAAGGCTTCTTCTGACACTACCAAGACGAAAGCAGCTCCATCCGACATTTGCGATGAGTTTCCTGCAGTAGAAACGCCATCAGGAGCAAAGGCAGGACGCAGTTTGGCCAACGTTTCGGGAGTAGTTCCCCTTCTCGGACCTTCGTCCGTATCAAAGATTTTTTTCCGGGTTTTCATCACCCCGTCTTCAAAGTAATTTTCTTCCACCGTGATGGGAACGATCTGATCTTTGAAGTAACCGTTGTCGATAGCATTAATGGCTTTGGCATACGAATTGGCTGCAAACTCATCCAGTTCTTCCCGTTTCAGTTTATATTCACGGGCTACCATTTCCGAAGTCAATCCCATGCTCAGATACCAGTCAGGATTACTTTTTGCTGCTTTCGGGTTAGGCACCATGCGCCATCCGCCCATGTTAATCATCGACATGGTTTCGGCACCACCGGCGATAATTACATCAGCAATTCCTGCACTTACTTTGGCTGAAGCAATGGCTATGGCTTCGATTCCGGATGAACAGAAACGATTGATGGTTGAACCGGGAACATCCACGGTATCCAGTGACATCAATGAGAGCAAACGTCCCATGTTCATTCCGGTTTCAGCTTCCGGAAAAGCGTTTCCGACAACAACATCGTCAATTTCCGATTTCTCGATTTGTGGAAAGTCATTCATTAAATGTCTGATGACTTCAACGGCAATATCATCGGGACGGGTAAAACGTAAAGTTCCCCGCGGAGCTTTGCCGATGGCCGAACGATATCCACCTACTATATATGCATTCATAATATTAAATTTTTTCTGTTTTTAAAAATGATTGGTGATTAGTTTCTGAGGATTTTACCTTTTGTAATCAGGCTGTTAATACGCTCTAACGTTTTCCGTGTCATACAAAGTTCCAGGAAAGCTTTTCTTTCCAGATCCAGCAGATATTGTTCTGAAACTTCGGTAAGCGCCTGTGAGATTTCGCCTCCGGCCATCACATACCCAAGTTTTTCGGCAATTAAACCATCGTGTTCTGACATATAATGAGCGGTTTTAAACCCGTCAGAGCCTACATAAACCATTCCGAGAGCTTCACGTCCCAAAACTTTGACGTCGTTACGCGGAGCCGGTTGTGAGTATCCTTTGTCGGCCATTTCAAGCGCCACTTTTTTAGCATAAGCCAGCTGATGAGCACGGCTGACAATCACTTCGTCAACACCCGGACGGAGGTAACCCAAATCGAAAGCTTCGTAAGCCGAAGTGGAAACCTTGGCTTGTCCGATGCTCAGATAACGGTTCAGGAACTGGTTGGTACGGATATCTCCGGGACGCAGTTCATCGCCCAGACGGAGAGCAAACTCTTTGGTTCCGCCACCGCCAGGAATCAGTCCTACACCAAATTCTACCAAACCCATGTAGGTTTCGGCATGAGCAATCACCTTATCGCTATGCATACAAACTTCGCATCCGCCACCCAGTGCCATACCATGAGGTGCAGCAATTACCGGGATAGAAGAATAGCGCAAGCGCATGGTGGTTTTCTGGAACCACTGAATAGCCATGTTCAAGTCTTCCCATTCCTGTTCAACAGCCAACATATAAATCATACCCACATTGGCGCCGGCAGAGAAGTTGTCGCCTTCGTTGGAAATCACCATGGCTTTGTAATCCGCTTCAGCCATGTCGAGGGCTTTATTCAGTCCTTCGAGCGTTCCCTGGCCAATGGTATTCATTTTCGAGTGGAATTCAACGTTCAAAACGCCGTCACCCAAATCGAAAATGCTCACATCATTATTTTCCCAAACCACGTTGGTATTACGCAGCAGGGCCAGTGACAGTTTATTTTCCTGTCCGGGAACTTCTTTATAATCTTTGGTTTTCAGGTCGTAATAATATTTCCGGCCGTTTTTCACGGTAAAGAAGCTTTCTTTACCGGCTGCCAGCATATCATAAACCCACTGGGCCGGTTTTTTGCCGGCTTCTTCCATGGCTTTTACCGTATCGGCTACACCCAACGAATCCCAGATTTCAAAAGGACCAATCTTCCAGCCAAATCCGGCCATCATGGCGTCATCCACCTTGTAGATGTCTTCGGTAATTTCCGGAATCCGGTTAGAAGTAAACTGGAACAGGCTGTAAAATGAGTCACGGTAAAATTCACCGGCTTTTCCTTTGTCAGCCAGCAATACCGGGAAACGTTTATGCAAATCATCAATGCCTTTTGTTTTTTCCAGTACCGAGAATTTCGGTTTGGGATCTTCCTTGTATTCCAAGGTTTCAAAGTCGAGGGTGAGGAATTTTTTCTTTCCGTCAACCACTACTTTTTTAAAGAATCCTTGTTTGGTTTTCGATCCCAGCCATTTGTTTTCCAGCATTTTCTGGAGGTAATCCGGTACTTTAAAAGCATCGTGTGCTTCGTCGTTGGTGGTTTCGCGAATATAATCGGCCACATGGATCAGGGTATCCAGACCAACCACATCAGCGGTACGGAAAGTAGCCGATTTGGCGCGTCCGATCACCGGTCCGGTCAGTTTATCAATTTCGGTAATGGTTAAACCGTAATCTTTCACCTTATTAAAAAGGTCCATAATAGAATAGGTTCCGATACGGTTGGCAATAAAAGCCGGGGTGTCTTTGGCCAAAACCGGTGTTTTGCCCAGAAAACGGCCGGCATAATCTTCAAGAAAAGCCAATACTTCCGGATCGGTATATTTGGACGGAATAATTTCAAAAAGTTGCAGATAACGCGGCGGGTTGAAGAAGTGAGTTCCACAAAAATGTTTCTGGAAATCTTCGCTTTTGCCTTCCGCCATAGCGTCAATGGAAATACCGGAAGTATTGGAAGTAACCAAAGTACCCGGTTTTCTCAATTTGTCCACTTTTTCAAAGACCTGCTGTTTAATATCAAGACGTTCTACCACGACTTCGATTACCCAGTCACAGTCTTTGATTTTCGGTAAGTCATCATCAAAGTTACCGGTTGTTATCCGTTTGGCAAACGACTTTTTGTAAATAGGGGATGGTTTTGATTTGAGCGCAGCCTTCAGGGAATCATTAACGATTCTGTTTCTGACTACTTTGTCATTCAGTGTCAGCCCTTTGGCTTTCTCAGCTTCGGTCAGTTCACGTGGCACAATATCGATGAGCAAAACCTCAATGCCGATATTGGCAAAATGACAAGCAATGCCGGAACCCATCACACCGGAGCCCAACACTGCAACTTTTTTGATTCTACGTACCATAATATATAAAGATTAGGTTTATTAATTTAATGAACGAGTTGTCCATTGTTTATTTGTTTTGTATTATGTCCTTCTTTTGCAGGAACTTCACCCAGCTCGATGGCTACCTGTTCCTTGATAATATCGAATACCTTAAAAAAGGTCTTCATTTCGTCTTCATCGATTTTATTCAGCAACTTCTGATTAAAATCCAAAACCACTTTTTTTGCAATTTTACGACGTTGCACCCCTTTTTCGGTCAGAAAAATTTTGACTACCCGCTTATCGTCCGGCGAAACCTGCCGGTAAATACAACCGTCTTTTTCCATTTTTTTCAACAGCCGGGTCAGGCTCGAATTTTTCATTCCGATAAGCTGTGCAAGCCGCGTGGAAGGAGTCCCTTCTCGGCTTACATAGGTAAGAATGTAACCTATTGTTTGGGTTATGCCGTACTTTACTGCAATTGAATTGTACATTCGCGAAAGCGCCAATGAGGTCGTCCGGATGTAAAATTCAATGGTTTCGTTTAGCTTCATCTTTTTTTCAGTTATTACGCATGCGTACAAAAATAAAGTAAAAATAGTTCGCATGCAAACTATTTTTCAAAAAATTAACATTTAGATTGTTTCTAAATGCTTTTTTCAATCGATTGCAGGGAAGAAAAAGGCAAAAAAAGCGTAAAAACGTTAGGCATCCCGGCCAACCGGAATCTGTTCTATTTTGTGTTGTACCTTTGCCAAATTGGTTTATCCTCCGACAGAGATCTACGGATTTAAAATGAAAAAAATGGATCAATTAGAAAGCTATATCGAAAACCACACCACGGATGAAGACGAATTATTGTACCAGCTGAACCGTGAAACCCATCTTAAAACCTATTATCCGCACATGCTGTCCGGAAAGGTACAGGGAAAATTTCTGGAAATGGTCATCCACATGCTGCAACCGCAAAGCATTCTGGAAATCGGAACATTCACCGGCTATTCTGCGCTTTCGATGGCAAAAGCCCTGCCTGAAGGCGGAATTTTGTACACCATTGATAACAATGAAGAAATTGAAAGTTTTGCCCGTCGTTTTTTCGACAAAGCACCTTACGGCAAAAAAATCCGTTTTATTTTAGGAGATGCACGGGCGGTTATTCCTGATTTGGACGAAACATTTGATTTGGTTTTTATTGATGCCGATAAAAACCATTATCCGGACTATTATGAACTCGCACTCCGTAAACTGCGCAAAGGCGGCTTTATCTTGGCTGACAATGTGCTGTGGGGCGGAAAGGTAGTGGAAAATAACAGCCACCCCGATAAGGAAACGCGTGGAGTCATGGCTTTTAATGAATTGGTAAAGAATGACAGCAGGGTAGAGCAGGTGATACTTTCCGTGCGGGATGGATTGATGTTGATACGGAAATTATAATTGCATTTTTCAGTTAGAACGGTGATTAATGTTCAATCTGAAAACAGCAACATACCTGTACCAATGAGGATTGCAGATTACCTCCTGTACACAGGCTTCTTTAAATCTGCAAAAGCTGAAATCGTTTTGGGTCTTCCATTACGAACAATTGTCAGGAAAACCTGGTTCTTCTTATTTTTTCTTAGGTCATAAGATTTAAAAATTAACTTGAACTTACCGGGACCAAATTGGTTTTTTTTAATGTCAAGAAATACCTGCGTTTTTAAATCCTGCAAAGAATAGCGTTTAATAACAGAATCTCCAAGCATTACCCGTTTTATTGAGAAATTATCTTTTGAAGAAAAAACGACAGAAAAATTCATGTATATTTTTCCTCTTGGAACACCCGGGTAAACGAGATTCCTGCTTGCTGATTCAATAGCAATAGTTTTACAGGACTCAAATCCTGTTACTAAAATCAGGAAAAGAGAAACAAGCAATAACCTTTTTATAAGATGACTAATTTTTAATAATTTTTTGTACAAAACTTTTATTTTTATCACTTGATATTTTCATCATATAAATTCCATTTGAAACATTTGTCAAATCAAGTTCCGTATTTTTATTCGTCAGCTCTCCCTGCTTCATGATACCTCCTACAATATTATAGATTACATAATAGTACCGGTTTTGACTGTTAAATTGTGGTAAATTGATATGTATTCTCCCATCGGTAACAGGGTTGGGAAAAATAACCGGTTTTTGATTCTCAGCAAATTCATTTTCATTAATCCCTACCTGATCTGAAATGTCAAATTGCCATAATCCCCTGCCAAATGTTGCCGCAACCAAGGCATTCTCAGTATAATTAATATCCAAATCATTAACGATAACGTTGGGTAAAGAATTATCTCCAAGGCGGGCCCATTGCATATCTCCAATTTTATAATAAACCCCTAATTCTGTAGCGACATACAAGATTTCCTGGTAGTTGTTTTGTGCCACGAGCACCTTTTTCATAAGAATGTTAGGTAAACCGGCCGAAATATTATTCCATGTTAACCCTCCATCGGTAGATTTAAAAACCTTTTGGTCACTTATATAGCTTTTTACCGTTGCATAAACGGTGTCGGGATGAGTGGCTACAAAATCAATAGAATTGATTGTTGCTGAAGGATCGGTACTTGCCTGATTAAGGCTGCTCCACGTTTGACCGCCATCTAAACTTTTCCTGACAGCACTGTCGCCAATGGCAAAAACAGCATTATTGTGGGTGCTAATAAAAGAAACGGTCCCCGTTCCGGCTTTTAGCGCGGTCATAGAACCGCTATCAGCATTAAGTAAATAAACATCATCTCCTCCTGCATATAATTTACTAGGGTTAATGGTGTTCATCTCCAAGGGCCAAACAAAGTTTGCCCCTGGTATTTTTAATTGAACATCTCCCATGTAATTTCCTGAAAACCCGTTTATTGCTATATTTAGGACCCCATTCTGGCAGCCTAAGTACCTGATTTTAGGATCCGTGTAATCTATGGCTGTTGCTGTACCATCACCCGCTGCTGCTGCAATCCATTGCATTTCTCCATCAAACATTTCTCTGCTAAAACCATCATTGTCCTGATTTCCCTGCAACATGTTTCCCGTTGTGCTGTTTGGGGTAATAGCAGCCGAATATAATTGGGTAACAATACATTTATCCGATTTGTATGTAAC
The sequence above is drawn from the Candidatus Sulfidibacterium hydrothermale genome and encodes:
- a CDS encoding 3-hydroxyacyl-CoA dehydrogenase/enoyl-CoA hydratase family protein, whose product is MVRRIKKVAVLGSGVMGSGIACHFANIGIEVLLIDIVPRELTEAEKAKGLTLNDKVVRNRIVNDSLKAALKSKPSPIYKKSFAKRITTGNFDDDLPKIKDCDWVIEVVVERLDIKQQVFEKVDKLRKPGTLVTSNTSGISIDAMAEGKSEDFQKHFCGTHFFNPPRYLQLFEIIPSKYTDPEVLAFLEDYAGRFLGKTPVLAKDTPAFIANRIGTYSIMDLFNKVKDYGLTITEIDKLTGPVIGRAKSATFRTADVVGLDTLIHVADYIRETTNDEAHDAFKVPDYLQKMLENKWLGSKTKQGFFKKVVVDGKKKFLTLDFETLEYKEDPKPKFSVLEKTKGIDDLHKRFPVLLADKGKAGEFYRDSFYSLFQFTSNRIPEITEDIYKVDDAMMAGFGWKIGPFEIWDSLGVADTVKAMEEAGKKPAQWVYDMLAAGKESFFTVKNGRKYYYDLKTKDYKEVPGQENKLSLALLRNTNVVWENNDVSIFDLGDGVLNVEFHSKMNTIGQGTLEGLNKALDMAEADYKAMVISNEGDNFSAGANVGMIYMLAVEQEWEDLNMAIQWFQKTTMRLRYSSIPVIAAPHGMALGGGCEVCMHSDKVIAHAETYMGLVEFGVGLIPGGGGTKEFALRLGDELRPGDIRTNQFLNRYLSIGQAKVSTSAYEAFDLGYLRPGVDEVIVSRAHQLAYAKKVALEMADKGYSQPAPRNDVKVLGREALGMVYVGSDGFKTAHYMSEHDGLIAEKLGYVMAGGEISQALTEVSEQYLLDLERKAFLELCMTRKTLERINSLITKGKILRN
- a CDS encoding thiolase family protein, which encodes MNAYIVGGYRSAIGKAPRGTLRFTRPDDIAVEVIRHLMNDFPQIEKSEIDDVVVGNAFPEAETGMNMGRLLSLMSLDTVDVPGSTINRFCSSGIEAIAIASAKVSAGIADVIIAGGAETMSMINMGGWRMVPNPKAAKSNPDWYLSMGLTSEMVAREYKLKREELDEFAANSYAKAINAIDNGYFKDQIVPITVEENYFEDGVMKTRKKIFDTDEGPRRGTTPETLAKLRPAFAPDGVSTAGNSSQMSDGAAFVLVVSEEALKRYNLTPLARLVDYQVSGVEPYKMGIGPTKAIPKVLKHAGMKLEDMDLIELNEAFATQSLVVVREVGINPEILNVNGGAIALGHPLGCTGAKLTVQILNELKRRNKKYGMVTMCIGTGQGAAGIYEML
- a CDS encoding O-methyltransferase produces the protein MDQLESYIENHTTDEDELLYQLNRETHLKTYYPHMLSGKVQGKFLEMVIHMLQPQSILEIGTFTGYSALSMAKALPEGGILYTIDNNEEIESFARRFFDKAPYGKKIRFILGDARAVIPDLDETFDLVFIDADKNHYPDYYELALRKLRKGGFILADNVLWGGKVVENNSHPDKETRGVMAFNELVKNDSRVEQVILSVRDGLMLIRKL
- a CDS encoding MarR family winged helix-turn-helix transcriptional regulator, producing the protein MKLNETIEFYIRTTSLALSRMYNSIAVKYGITQTIGYILTYVSREGTPSTRLAQLIGMKNSSLTRLLKKMEKDGCIYRQVSPDDKRVVKIFLTEKGVQRRKIAKKVVLDFNQKLLNKIDEDEMKTFFKVFDIIKEQVAIELGEVPAKEGHNTKQINNGQLVH
- a CDS encoding acyl-CoA dehydrogenase family protein — translated: MSDKKALKGGEFLIRETNAADIFIPEEFNEEQQMMAQTCKDFTETQVLPNVEQLEHHDNELLTKLLKDAGELGLLGISIPEEYEGFGQNFVTSMLTVEEMGKGFSYAVAYSAHTGIGTLPILYFGTEEQKKKYLPKLATGEYIGAYALTEPDAGSDPNNGKTKATLSEDGKYYVLNGSKMWITNGGIADLFIVYAKIEDDKNLSAFIVERDTPGFTFGAEEDKMGIRGSSTIQIFFDNAKVPVENLLGERNEGFKIALYILNLGRIKLAAATTGAAKATIDASVQYANERKQFGMAIANFGAIKTKLAEMVIRTFATESLTYRASQNIDDAINQLVADGMDKGRASIEGIRQFAIEASIAKVFGSEALDFVVDEGVQIHGGMGYSAETVVERAYRDSRINRIFEGTNEINRMVAVGELLKRGMKGEIDLLTPAKEVAKELMGIPDFGSTTMDYFENKHKYIVNFKKAILMVAGAALQKYMDKFQNEQEIMLNVADMLMYTYAAESTLLRVEKLASKYDEKKLAIYKDILDVFLYDTAYRINKIGLDAVNSFAEGDEQAGMLMGMKRFTKVNPVNVKEARRRIADQLIEANQYNF